A stretch of Choristoneura fumiferana chromosome 29, NRCan_CFum_1, whole genome shotgun sequence DNA encodes these proteins:
- the Pu gene encoding GTP cyclohydrolase punch isoform X1, with amino-acid sequence MASMNGKDSDQPIVPPSSLIRRVSSKSIRNSISEDKENGDVPKSFASIYKNKPEALKNFHMSEADSELEVPGTPMTPRTSTTPGHENCTFHHDLELDHRPPTREALLPDMASSYRLLLTGLGEDPDRQGLLKTPERAAKAMLFFTKGYDQSLEEVLNEAIFDEDTDEMVVVKDIEMFSMCEHHLVPFYGKVSIGYLPQGKILGLSKLARIVEIYSRRLQVQERLTKQIAIAVTQAVRPAGVAVVIEGVHMCMVMRGVQKINSKTVTSTMLGVFRDDPKTREEFLNLVHSK; translated from the exons ATGGCCAGCATGAACGGAAAGGACTCAGATCAGCCCATTGTGCCACCTTCTTCCTTGATAAGACGCGTCAGTTCCAAATCGATAAGAAATTCAATATCTGAGGACAAAGAGAATGGAGATGTGCCGAAGTCGTTTGCGTCCATATATAAGAACAAGCCTGAAGCGTTGAAGAATTTCCACATGAGTGAAGCAGATAGCGAACTCGAGGTTCCTGGGACGCCTATGACGCCAAGAACATCCACTACACCTG GCCACGAGAACTGCACCTTCCACCATGACCTGGAGCTGGACCACAGACCACCCACCAGAGAGGCCCTGCTTCCTGACATGGCCAGCTCTTACAGACTGCTGCTCACAG gaTTGGGCGAGGACCCAGACAGGCAGGGGCTGCTCAAGACGCCAGAACGCGCCGCCAAAGCCATGCTCTTCTTCACGAAGGGATACGACCAGAGCCTTGAGG AAGTACTAAACGAGGCGATATTCGACGAAGACACAGATGAAATGGTGGTCGTCAAGGACATAGAGATGTTCTCCATGTGCGAGCACCATCTCGTGCCGTTCTACGGGAAGGTGTCCATCGGGTACCTGCCTCAGGGCAAGATCCTCGGTCTCAGCAAGCTGGCTAG AATAGTGGAGATTTACTCCCGTCGACTGCAGGTGCAGGAGAGACTGACGAAACAGATCGCCATCGCCGTGACGCAGGCCGTACGGCCGGCGGGCGTCGCCGTCGTCATCGAAGGAGT CCACATGTGCATGGTGATGCGAGGAGTCCAGAAGATCAACAGCAAGACTGTCACCTCCACCATGCTGGGAGTCTTCCGCGACGACCCGAAGACCAGGGAGGAGTTCCTAAACCTGGTGCACTCCAAGTGA